From the Chitinispirillum alkaliphilum genome, one window contains:
- a CDS encoding HDOD domain-containing protein, with the protein MVSILLVSKNERERQILTMAFEQRGIKCLQVDPTYQSFMIVLQFHPDLVLMELPKSCSDQLYFASLLKKQKKTKSLPIIGYGNCTDMMEKKGYINMGVSCYLDRPLKFSKLLEIINQFLKLKNKTCEAEPQLTDKEKDFELLLNSSTSRGEKLELMTKYVSTRVAFPFTVARVLHLTQDERTGAGDLAKAITADPGITAHILKLSNSVFFASSSRRINSIKDAIVRIGFNETKKIVMSMSVIKLFDNKVEKFGFNRMEFWNHSLSCAVVSERIARQTGAVNAEEAFLTGLLHDIGMIFFDEFFSPVFQKLLENSIKNSQPLLQCEKNEIGVTHNDLVGELFPKWKLPNNLTEAILAQHMAGDWKTAQIDNSDKKLALCIFLADMISKSLKIGRECDEFVRPVSKELLISCGLGAGVNNSFVESVSGSVEMFRKFLKIEERDRQEEKCLDQKLTAGILNQRGDIFIPLDNYLRKEGWEVERFDSQAKSSSMDKKLDVLILWIDEFFEAEKIAQYEQIIHSKSDGVDIAYTPLLIVSPEELKERETERVKVISSKFDLAHMSLMLEKMAIEFFPGSSQIQKPTAQKI; encoded by the coding sequence GTGGTCAGTATACTTCTGGTATCTAAAAACGAGCGTGAAAGACAGATCCTGACAATGGCGTTTGAGCAGCGCGGTATAAAGTGTCTGCAGGTGGATCCGACATACCAAAGTTTTATGATTGTCCTGCAGTTCCATCCCGATCTGGTGTTGATGGAACTGCCCAAATCCTGCTCAGATCAGCTCTATTTCGCCAGCCTGCTGAAAAAACAGAAAAAAACAAAATCCCTGCCCATTATTGGCTACGGCAACTGTACCGATATGATGGAGAAAAAAGGGTACATTAATATGGGGGTAAGCTGCTATCTGGATCGCCCCCTTAAGTTCTCCAAACTTTTGGAGATAATTAATCAGTTCCTCAAACTCAAAAACAAGACGTGTGAAGCAGAACCTCAGTTAACGGATAAAGAGAAGGATTTTGAACTTCTTTTAAATTCCTCGACCTCCAGGGGTGAAAAACTCGAATTGATGACAAAATATGTTTCCACACGGGTGGCGTTTCCTTTCACCGTAGCACGGGTACTGCATCTCACCCAGGATGAGAGAACGGGAGCGGGGGATCTTGCAAAGGCGATCACAGCTGATCCGGGAATTACCGCTCACATCCTGAAACTCTCAAATTCAGTTTTTTTTGCAAGTTCATCACGAAGAATAAACTCCATCAAGGATGCCATCGTACGCATCGGTTTCAATGAGACCAAAAAGATTGTGATGAGTATGTCGGTGATAAAACTGTTTGATAACAAGGTGGAGAAATTTGGCTTTAACCGCATGGAGTTCTGGAATCATTCGCTCTCCTGTGCTGTGGTGTCGGAACGAATCGCTCGCCAGACCGGGGCGGTCAATGCTGAGGAAGCATTTCTTACAGGACTGCTCCATGATATCGGGATGATATTTTTTGATGAGTTCTTTTCTCCCGTGTTCCAGAAACTTCTCGAAAACTCGATAAAAAATTCCCAACCCCTTCTTCAATGTGAAAAAAATGAGATCGGTGTTACTCACAATGATCTGGTTGGAGAACTTTTCCCCAAATGGAAACTGCCCAATAATTTAACCGAAGCTATTCTGGCACAGCATATGGCTGGTGACTGGAAAACTGCCCAGATCGACAATTCCGATAAAAAACTGGCGCTCTGTATTTTTCTGGCGGACATGATTTCCAAAAGCCTTAAAATCGGGCGGGAATGTGATGAGTTTGTAAGACCTGTATCAAAGGAATTGCTGATAAGTTGTGGTCTTGGAGCAGGGGTCAATAACTCCTTTGTTGAATCTGTGTCCGGTTCTGTTGAGATGTTCAGGAAATTTCTCAAAATTGAGGAGCGGGATCGTCAGGAAGAGAAATGCCTGGATCAGAAGTTAACTGCCGGCATACTGAACCAGCGCGGGGATATATTTATTCCGCTCGATAACTATCTGCGCAAAGAGGGCTGGGAGGTTGAGCGGTTTGATTCGCAGGCAAAATCCTCATCTATGGACAAAAAGCTTGACGTGCTGATCTTGTGGATTGATGAATTCTTCGAAGCAGAAAAAATCGCGCAGTATGAGCAGATTATTCATTCCAAATCAGATGGGGTAGATATAGCCTATACGCCACTGCTGATTGTCTCCCCCGAAGAGCTTAAGGAGAGAGAAACTGAGCGGGTGAAAGTAATCAGCAGTAAATTCGATCTGGCCCATATGTCTCTTATGCTGGAAAAAATGGCAATCGAATTTTTCCCCGGGTCTTCTCAGATACAGAAGCCAACTGCACAGAAAATTTAA
- a CDS encoding phage T7 F exclusion suppressor FxsA, with protein sequence MFLKLLFLFTIVPLVELYILIQIGGVIGAWNTILAVIATAFLGAALARREGVSTLSKIRLSLARGNVPGDELLDGFLILLAAIVLITPGFFTDLFGFAMLIRPSRKLIKKYIKKIFKNKINKGSMEIHMR encoded by the coding sequence ATGTTTTTAAAACTGCTGTTTCTGTTTACAATAGTCCCTCTGGTTGAACTCTATATCCTTATTCAGATAGGAGGGGTTATAGGTGCCTGGAACACTATCCTGGCTGTTATTGCCACCGCATTTCTTGGGGCTGCACTGGCACGGAGAGAGGGTGTTTCAACGCTGTCCAAAATCCGCTTGAGTCTGGCAAGAGGGAATGTTCCCGGAGATGAACTGCTTGATGGATTTTTAATCCTGCTGGCAGCGATCGTTTTGATCACGCCCGGTTTTTTTACTGACCTCTTTGGATTTGCTATGCTCATTCGTCCGTCACGGAAACTGATTAAAAAGTACATAAAAAAAATTTTCAAAAATAAGATCAACAAAGGGTCAATGGAAATCCATATGCGTTGA
- a CDS encoding Ferredoxin, which produces MKAIVDKETCIGCELCPGICPEVFAMGDDGLAYTTVDTVPSDAEESAKEAADSCPVEAIKIEG; this is translated from the coding sequence ATGAAGGCAATTGTGGATAAGGAAACCTGTATCGGATGTGAACTTTGCCCGGGGATCTGTCCGGAAGTCTTTGCAATGGGTGATGATGGATTAGCATACACTACGGTTGATACTGTCCCTTCTGATGCTGAGGAGAGCGCAAAAGAAGCTGCAGACAGCTGCCCGGTCGAAGCAATAAAAATCGAAGGATAA
- a CDS encoding Peptide chain release factor 2: protein MLKEIKDLKRITQPWESTKQEIEDIAELYVLATEENDSESLAELAAQAQKVEKELAHIEFIRKLSGEDDNASAILTIHSGAGGTESCDWTDMLYRMYSRWVERKGYKMKILEMLPGEEAGLKSVTMEIEGDYVYGHLKAESGVHRLVRISPFDSNARRHTSFSSVYAYPILEDVDDYEIDEKDIRVDTYRASGAGGQHINKTDSAVRMTHIPTNIIVACQSERSQIKNRATALKLLKARVKQHYKDIEEQERQSKLTEKKKIEWGSQIRSYVLHPYNMVKDHRTDVETSNTQAVLDGDLDNFIEAYLLSYQ from the coding sequence GTGCTAAAAGAGATAAAGGATCTTAAGCGGATCACCCAACCCTGGGAGAGCACAAAACAGGAGATCGAAGATATCGCCGAGCTCTATGTCCTTGCAACGGAGGAAAACGACAGCGAATCACTTGCAGAACTCGCCGCCCAGGCCCAGAAGGTAGAAAAAGAGCTGGCTCACATAGAGTTTATCCGCAAACTCAGCGGAGAGGATGATAATGCATCTGCCATTCTCACCATCCACAGTGGTGCAGGTGGAACAGAGTCCTGTGACTGGACCGACATGCTGTACAGAATGTACTCCAGATGGGTTGAGCGTAAGGGATATAAGATGAAAATCCTGGAAATGCTACCCGGTGAAGAGGCAGGGCTGAAAAGTGTGACCATGGAAATTGAGGGTGATTACGTTTACGGTCATCTCAAGGCTGAGTCAGGAGTTCACAGGCTTGTAAGAATATCCCCCTTTGACTCAAATGCCAGAAGACACACCTCATTCTCCTCTGTTTACGCATACCCGATTCTGGAAGATGTGGATGATTATGAGATTGATGAGAAAGATATCAGGGTTGACACCTACAGGGCAAGTGGTGCCGGTGGTCAGCACATAAACAAAACTGACAGTGCGGTGAGAATGACCCATATTCCCACCAATATCATAGTGGCATGTCAGAGTGAACGTTCCCAGATAAAAAACAGAGCCACAGCTCTTAAACTGCTCAAGGCGAGAGTGAAGCAGCATTATAAAGATATCGAGGAGCAGGAGCGCCAGTCCAAGCTCACTGAGAAGAAGAAGATTGAATGGGGCAGCCAGATCCGCTCCTATGTTCTTCACCCGTACAATATGGTAAAAGATCACCGTACTGATGTTGAAACAAGCAACACTCAGGCTGTCCTGGATGGAGATCTGGATAACTTTATTGAAGCGTATCTGCTTTCTTATCAATAA
- a CDS encoding ribonucleotide-diphosphate reductase subunit alpha: protein MVSRTESEFSGKTVKSVIIKEKPQQNTAPIQTLKERLIQRKIMISDNARTVLEKRYLKKDDKGNIIETPEEMFFRVAENIAGAEKLFDSKANADIWTEKFYNMMAAMDFLPNSPTLMNAGRDLQQLSACFVLPVGDSMEEIFTAVKHTALIHKSGGGTGFSFSHIRPKNDRVKSTKGISSGPLSFMRVFDVATETVKQGGTRRGANMGILNCSHPEILDFVEMKANDGVLANFNISIGITNEFMEALRKDDEYPLRNPRTGEEQGRLKASRLFNRIVELAWKNGEPGIVFLDKINETNPTPHVGRIESTNPCGEQPLLPYESCNLGSINLAQMICEKAGKKEVDYVKMAETIRTAVRFLDNVIEVNKYPLEEIGKVTKSNRKIGLGVMGFADMLIEFSIPYNSSEAAALAEELMNFMQEESHKVSAYLARERGTFPNFEGSVYDTENGMKLRNATVTTIAPTGTISMIAGCSSGIEPLFAIVYEKNVLDGNRLLEIHPAFKKVAQDEGFFSEEFMQMVAESGSLHRIHGISKRIRDVFVTSHDIEPRWHVAIQAAFQKFTDNAVSKTVNFRNEATPKEVEEVFRFAYEMGCKGVTVYRDGSRMNQVITAGSGGSTSGEGVSVQAGIIHPRSRPSITHGRTYKTKTGCGTLYVNINSDDIGLCEVFTQMGKSGGCASSNAEAVSRLVSLSLRAGIDPSSIVEQLRGIRCPIPTWHEGDMILSCGDAIGRVLEKAIHEGEGGGKKQISYSGLDMGFCPQCPECGGIMEHESGCATCKSCGFSKCG, encoded by the coding sequence ATGGTTTCCAGGACAGAATCCGAATTTTCCGGAAAAACGGTAAAATCGGTTATTATCAAAGAAAAGCCTCAACAAAACACTGCACCCATCCAAACTCTTAAGGAACGTCTTATTCAGAGAAAAATCATGATAAGCGACAACGCCAGAACCGTGCTTGAAAAACGGTATCTGAAAAAAGATGATAAGGGTAATATAATAGAGACCCCCGAAGAGATGTTTTTCAGGGTGGCCGAAAACATCGCCGGTGCCGAAAAACTCTTTGACTCAAAAGCTAATGCGGATATATGGACCGAAAAATTTTATAATATGATGGCAGCTATGGATTTTTTGCCCAACTCGCCTACTTTAATGAACGCAGGGCGGGATCTTCAGCAGCTCTCAGCCTGTTTTGTGTTACCGGTGGGAGACTCCATGGAGGAGATCTTTACCGCGGTTAAGCACACTGCTTTAATCCACAAAAGCGGGGGTGGAACAGGATTTTCCTTTTCACATATCCGTCCCAAAAATGACAGGGTCAAATCAACCAAGGGAATCTCTTCGGGGCCGCTCTCCTTTATGAGGGTATTTGACGTTGCAACTGAGACCGTCAAACAGGGTGGTACTCGCAGAGGTGCCAATATGGGGATACTCAACTGCTCACATCCTGAAATTCTCGATTTCGTTGAGATGAAGGCTAATGATGGGGTGCTTGCAAATTTCAATATCTCCATTGGTATCACCAACGAGTTCATGGAAGCTTTGAGAAAGGATGATGAGTATCCTCTGAGAAATCCAAGAACCGGTGAGGAGCAGGGGCGTCTCAAGGCTTCCAGACTTTTCAACAGAATTGTGGAGCTGGCCTGGAAAAACGGTGAACCGGGAATCGTTTTCCTGGACAAAATAAATGAGACTAACCCCACACCTCATGTGGGCAGAATCGAGAGCACAAACCCCTGCGGTGAACAGCCTCTGCTGCCTTACGAATCATGCAACCTGGGCTCGATCAACCTTGCTCAGATGATATGTGAAAAGGCGGGGAAAAAGGAGGTGGATTATGTCAAAATGGCTGAGACAATCCGCACTGCAGTCCGTTTTCTGGACAATGTGATTGAGGTGAACAAATATCCCCTGGAGGAGATCGGAAAGGTCACCAAATCAAACAGAAAAATCGGTCTTGGAGTGATGGGGTTTGCTGATATGCTCATAGAGTTCTCTATCCCCTACAACTCATCCGAAGCTGCGGCTCTGGCCGAAGAGCTGATGAATTTCATGCAGGAAGAGAGCCACAAGGTGAGTGCGTATCTTGCACGTGAAAGAGGCACTTTCCCCAATTTTGAAGGTTCTGTATATGATACAGAAAACGGAATGAAACTCCGTAACGCCACTGTTACAACCATTGCCCCAACCGGTACTATCAGTATGATTGCAGGGTGCTCAAGCGGAATCGAACCACTGTTTGCAATCGTGTACGAAAAAAATGTTCTCGATGGTAACAGGCTCCTTGAAATACATCCGGCGTTTAAAAAAGTCGCTCAGGATGAGGGCTTCTTTTCTGAAGAATTTATGCAGATGGTTGCTGAAAGCGGGAGTCTCCACAGGATACATGGGATATCAAAGCGGATCCGGGATGTGTTTGTTACTTCTCACGATATCGAGCCAAGATGGCATGTGGCGATTCAGGCCGCTTTCCAGAAATTTACCGACAACGCGGTTTCCAAAACTGTAAACTTCCGAAATGAAGCAACACCAAAGGAAGTCGAGGAGGTATTTCGTTTCGCCTATGAGATGGGGTGCAAAGGAGTTACTGTGTACCGTGATGGCTCGAGAATGAATCAGGTGATAACGGCCGGAAGCGGCGGGAGCACATCCGGCGAAGGAGTTTCTGTTCAGGCTGGAATCATTCACCCAAGATCACGACCATCCATAACTCACGGACGTACCTACAAAACAAAAACAGGATGCGGTACCCTTTATGTGAATATCAATTCTGATGACATCGGTCTGTGTGAGGTGTTCACTCAGATGGGTAAGTCGGGAGGGTGTGCCTCATCCAATGCCGAGGCTGTGTCGCGCCTTGTGTCTCTGTCGCTCAGAGCCGGCATAGACCCCTCATCAATTGTGGAGCAGCTCAGAGGTATCCGCTGTCCTATTCCTACTTGGCATGAAGGGGATATGATTCTCTCATGTGGGGATGCTATAGGCCGGGTACTGGAAAAAGCTATACATGAAGGAGAAGGAGGGGGAAAAAAGCAGATCAGCTATTCGGGACTGGATATGGGTTTTTGTCCTCAGTGTCCTGAGTGCGGTGGGATAATGGAGCATGAAAGCGGCTGTGCTACCTGCAAATCATGCGGTTTCTCAAAGTGCGGATAG
- a CDS encoding Hypothetical protein (Hypothetical protein YbgI), with product MNAKVSKTSIVDFLDKTLNIGQIKDVSRNGLQVEGEETITSVALAVDACMEAYRQSVESGCQMLITHHGIIWDGLRSITGSAYRHLKYLLDNNLNLYAAHLPLDLHPEYGNNAILAKTLKLENVVPFGNYKGVMIGFEGTLPESLNIKQISSLLDQYIGEQALLLPFGPQKIRRVAVVSGGASGELGEAITKGADLYITGESSHENYHQALEAGINVLYCGHYHSEKPGVIALGRLIKEQFGVETIFLDIPTTI from the coding sequence ATGAATGCGAAAGTCAGTAAAACAAGTATCGTGGATTTTCTTGATAAGACCCTGAATATTGGGCAGATAAAGGATGTTTCCCGAAACGGGCTTCAGGTGGAAGGTGAAGAGACAATAACATCCGTTGCTCTTGCGGTCGATGCGTGTATGGAGGCGTACAGGCAGAGTGTGGAATCGGGGTGTCAGATGCTCATAACACATCATGGAATAATCTGGGACGGTTTAAGGAGCATCACCGGTTCTGCCTACAGACACCTTAAGTATCTACTCGATAACAATTTAAACCTCTACGCCGCGCACCTCCCCCTTGATCTTCATCCAGAGTACGGAAACAATGCGATACTGGCCAAAACACTTAAGCTGGAAAACGTTGTCCCTTTCGGCAATTACAAAGGGGTGATGATTGGGTTTGAAGGAACACTCCCCGAGTCACTTAATATAAAACAGATCTCATCCCTTCTTGATCAGTACATTGGTGAACAGGCACTGCTTCTTCCTTTCGGCCCCCAAAAGATAAGGCGGGTTGCGGTCGTTTCGGGCGGGGCCTCAGGAGAGCTGGGTGAAGCGATTACCAAGGGAGCAGATCTGTACATTACTGGTGAATCGAGTCATGAAAACTATCACCAGGCGCTTGAAGCGGGGATAAATGTGCTCTACTGCGGACATTATCATTCTGAAAAACCCGGGGTTATTGCATTGGGCAGACTCATAAAGGAACAGTTCGGAGTAGAAACCATATTCCTTGATATTCCCACAACTATCTGA